A single genomic interval of Asterias amurensis chromosome 1, ASM3211899v1 harbors:
- the LOC139948300 gene encoding transcriptional adapter 2-beta-like, with protein sequence MGRFRVRKAKMAETPTRYYCNYCQDELKSFSVRCCECTDFDLCLQCFSAGAELGSHKRDHDYQIIDNALLACGDKEWSMSEEYLLLDAIETFGFGNWADVASHIGSKSPTEAREHYDSNYICGNLGKAAVPEKPTFRVHDHTGPEDGPLSPTLVAKFTPVELTLIDQQELGYMPLRDDFEREYDNEAETLVSNLAITNEDDDLDIAIKLIHVDIYTRRLKERERRKKISREFGLITAALTSTANKAKEQKDQKGTQVQPQKKKPSKEETELREKMKVLAQFQSGKEQDEFFENLQKEKDIRARIKELIKYRRNGITKIEEVTEYEEAKGKRDRRKEGKKKIVRKSGVVSSKKTEPKEEPKKDDREIVEDEFQAIKSSPGFNFLSDREKRLCNSMKMKPARYITLKTVIIRDHLMRRQGLPCKTRYPSNLDKSHRKRITNYLTKSGWIKVS encoded by the exons ATGGGGCGATTCCGAGTGAGGAAGGCGAAGATGGCCG AAACTCCCACACGGTACTACTGCAACTATTGCCAGGACGAGTTAAAGTCGTTCAGCGTGCGCTGTTGTGAGTGTACGGACTTCGACCTTTGTTTACAG TGTTTTTCTGCTGGAGCAGAACTTGGCTCTCACAAAAGAGACCATGATTACCAAATTATT gaCAACGCACTTTTAGCCTGTGGTGACAAAGAATGGAGTATGAGCGAAGAGTACTTATTATTAGATGCAATAGAAACGTTTGGCTTTGGAAACTG ggCGGATGTTGCAAGTCACATAGGTTCCAAGTCCCCTACAGAAGCAAGAGAACACTATGACAGCAATTATATATGTGGGAATCTCGGCAAAG CCGCTGTTCCAGAGAAACCTACATTTAGGGTGCATGACCACACAGGGCCTGAAGATG GTCCATTGTCTCCAACCCTCGTAGCAAAGTTCACACCTGTAGAATTGACATTAATTGACCAACAAGAATTAGGGTATATGCCACTACGAGATGACTTTGAAAGG GAGTACGACAACGAAGCGGAGACACTAGTTAGTAATTTAGCCATAACAAATGAAGACGATGACTTAGACATTG CTATAAAACTCATTCATGTAGATATTTATACGAGACGACTCAAGGAACGAGAGAGGAGGAAGAAGATCTCAAGAGAGTTCGGTCTCATCACAGCAGCTTTGACATCGACAGCTAATAAAGCTAAAGAACAGAAGGACCAAAAAGGAACACAAG TGCAACCCCAGAAAAAGAAACCAAGTAAAGAAGAGACGGAGTTGAGAGAGAAGATGAAAGTTCTGGCTCAGTTCCAATCAGGCAAAGAACAGGACGAGTTTTTCGAGAACCTCCAGA AGGAGAAAGACATCAGAGCAAGAATAAAAGAACTCATCAAGTACAGAAGAAATGGAATAACGAAAATAGAAG AAGTCACAGAATATGAAGAAGCTAAGGGTAAACGAGACAGACGGAAGGAAGGAAAGAAgaaaattgtgagaaaaagtGGGGTTGTGTCTTCCAAGAAGACTGA aCCCAAGGAGGAACCTAAGAAAGATGATCGAG AAATAGTTGAGGATGAATTTCAAGCAATAAAATCATCTCCTGGTTTTAACTTTCTGTCAGACAGAGAGAAAAGG CTTTGCAACTCCATGAAAATGAAACCAGCTCGATATATTACTCTCAAAACAGTCATAATCAGG GACCACCTCATGAGGCGCCAAGGTCTTCCGTGTAAGACCCGCTACCCAAGCAACCTCGACAAGTCCCATCGTAAAAGAATCACCAACTATCTTACCAAGAGCGGATGGATCAAGGTTAGCTGA